One region of Trinickia violacea genomic DNA includes:
- a CDS encoding zinc-dependent alcohol dehydrogenase family protein has product MSRIVRIHQNGGPEVLQIDEVDVPPPGAGEIAVQIKALGLNRAESMFRSGHYVEAPVFPARLGYEGAGIVTALGAGVTNVAVGDAVSLIPPKSITRWGAYGEVANFPAELAVKHPASLSWEEAAATWMQYVTAYGALIEVAQMRRGEAVIITAASSSVGLAAIQIAKMIGATSIATTRTRAKADALRKFGADHVVVTDEEDLPARVADITGGALARVAFDPVAGPALESLAQAVAERGIILEYGALATAPTPFPLFPVLAKTLTVRGFLYKEIVESPEQLARAKRFILDGLASGALKPVIDKVFTLDQIVDAHRYLESNQQFGKIVVTV; this is encoded by the coding sequence ATGTCGCGTATCGTGCGTATCCATCAAAACGGCGGCCCGGAAGTCCTCCAGATCGACGAGGTCGACGTGCCGCCGCCCGGCGCGGGCGAAATCGCGGTTCAAATCAAGGCGCTCGGGCTGAACCGCGCCGAATCGATGTTTCGCTCCGGACACTACGTCGAAGCCCCGGTTTTCCCGGCCCGGCTGGGCTACGAGGGCGCAGGCATCGTGACCGCCCTGGGCGCGGGCGTGACGAACGTCGCCGTCGGCGACGCGGTCAGCCTCATCCCGCCGAAGTCGATCACGCGCTGGGGCGCCTATGGCGAAGTCGCGAACTTCCCGGCCGAGCTGGCCGTGAAGCATCCCGCGTCGCTCAGTTGGGAAGAAGCGGCCGCAACGTGGATGCAGTACGTGACGGCCTATGGCGCGCTGATCGAAGTCGCCCAGATGCGGCGAGGCGAAGCGGTCATCATCACGGCGGCATCGAGCAGCGTGGGGCTCGCCGCGATTCAGATCGCGAAGATGATTGGCGCAACGTCGATCGCGACGACGCGCACGCGCGCGAAGGCCGATGCGCTGCGCAAGTTCGGCGCCGACCATGTCGTCGTCACCGATGAGGAGGATCTGCCGGCGCGCGTCGCGGACATCACGGGAGGTGCGCTCGCGCGCGTGGCCTTCGATCCGGTCGCCGGTCCCGCGCTCGAATCGCTGGCGCAGGCGGTGGCGGAACGCGGGATCATTCTCGAGTACGGCGCGCTCGCGACTGCCCCGACGCCGTTTCCGCTTTTCCCCGTGCTGGCGAAGACACTCACGGTGCGCGGCTTCCTTTACAAGGAAATCGTCGAGAGCCCGGAACAGCTCGCCCGGGCGAAGCGGTTCATTCTGGACGGCCTCGCGTCGGGCGCGCTGAAGCCCGTGATCGACAAGGTCTTCACGCTGGATCAAATCGTCGACGCCCATCGCTATCTCGAATCGAACCAGCAATTCGGCAAGATCGTCGTCACGGTCTAA
- the uvrA gene encoding excinuclease ABC subunit UvrA, translated as MTSGVIRIRGARQHNLKNVDLDLHTGEMTVVTGPSGSGKSSLVFDTLYAEGQRRYVETFSAYARQFLDRMDRPQVDRVDGVPPAIAIDQTNPVRSSRSTVGTMTELNDHLKLLYARAAELFDKETAQAVRHDTPETIYAELLERSAAAGDPRLVVTFPVELPESATEAEVEQWLSASGYTRVQAQREVASPTGTRKLLDVVADRFRLQKTDKVRAVEAIEASLKRGAGRVNVYVLPESSDDDQQAGAKPDTPQVWRFSTGLHCPDSDLRYADPQPGLFSFNSAYGACEVCRGFGRVIGVDLGLVIPDERKTLRGGAVKTLQTPAWKECQDDLMRYAGRAGIPVNAPWAELTADQRDWVINGSPDWDGHWQRQWYGVKRFFSYLESKAYKMHIRVLLSKYRSYTPCETCGGARLKTESLLWRLGTKANADAVLASEARFMPRGVAWSRAQLEALPGLTVHDLMLLPIERIRRFFDEIALPSALLDDALKLLIAEVRTRLKYLCDVGLGYLTLDRQSRTLSGGEVQRINLTTALGTSLTKTLFVLDEPSIGLHPRDLNRIVEAMQRLRDAGNTLVVVEHDPSVMLAADRLIDMGPGPGERGGTIIFDGTPGDIRKSGTLTGDYLSGRKHVADASHWERRQIDADTPRIVLEGATQHNLKDVTVEIPLKRLVCVTGVSGSGKSTLLQDVMYPALARQLGKATEAPGAYRQLTGAHRISDVVFVDQSPIGKTARSNPASYVGAFDEIRKLFAKAPLAAQRGYGAGTFSFNSGDGRCPTCGGSGFEHIEMQFLSDVYLRCPDCDGRRYRAEVLDVKIERGMLPRALSIADVLELTVSEAAAFFAKDADVLRVLQPIVDVGLEYVKLGQPVPTLSGGEAQRLKLAGFLAETAQGRGKQGATAGRLFMFDEPTTGLHFDDIAKLMRSFGKLLAGGHSLIVIEHNLDVIRAADWLIDLGPEGGDGGGRVLVAGTPEDVKACAESHTGLALIQYDAAMGAGAEAKAAAQIDTGVPLQTALAAARARRAVEGDNVVRIVNAREHNLKALDVDIPHGRFNVITGVSGSGKSTLAFDILFHEGQRRYLESLNAYARSIVQPAGRPEVDAVYGIPPTVAIEQRLSRGGRKSTVATTSEVWHFLRLLYVKLGIQHCVHDGTPVTSQSVESIAAQLLRDHKGQHVGLLAPLVVNRKGVYTDLAKWAKARGNTHLRVDGEFLPVDPWPKLDRFREHTIELPVADLVVSADREGELRAALDQTLELGKGVMHLLSPLDGLGDALTNGDGTSRVGAVKVLSVKRACPVCGTSYPELDPRMFSYNSKHGWCTTCVGTGLALTREQRAVFDDTTFAEDGRGREQSLPSEEQEPEGVGDEPCPDCHGTRLNPEARAVTFDAQSITDVAQWTVSDTRRWIDSLKMSGRDAQIARDVVSEIQSRLQFLEEVGLGYLSLDRAAPSLSGGEAQRIRLAAQLGSNLQGVCYVLDEPTIGLHPRDNQILLNALKKLGDKGNTLVVVEHDEDTIRRADHIIDIGPGAGKRGGQLVAQGGVGDLSARKDSLTGQFLAEPIVHPLQTRREVAQETKRSTAVPERWLTVHGGKLHNLRNVTADIPLARLVAITGVSGSGKSTLARDVLMTNLLDAVGRSVLSSPATKRARKSAQASGEGGPSAEKRRTSVLARSAPRASLNVTHSWQGCDSISGWEAIDRVLEVDQTPIGKTPRSCPATYIGVWDTIRKLFADTLEARARGYTASRFSFNTGDGRCPACEGQGVRTIGMSFLPDVKVPCDVCHGQRFNPETLAVTWRGKNIGDVLTMEVDEAVEFFASMSNIAHPLQLMKDVGLGYLTLGQPSPTLSGGEAQRIKLVTELSKVRDDVTRRGQKAPHTLYVLDEPTVGLHMADVAKLIRVLHRLVDAGHSVVVIEHDLDVIAEADWIIDLGPEGGVGGGAIVAAADPETLVRVRASHTGAALAPVLARTASSGAKSRTKEGLRTA; from the coding sequence ATGACATCCGGCGTCATCCGCATTCGCGGAGCCCGTCAGCACAACCTGAAAAACGTGGACCTCGATCTGCACACCGGCGAAATGACGGTGGTCACGGGTCCGTCGGGCTCGGGCAAGTCGAGCCTGGTGTTCGATACGCTTTACGCGGAAGGGCAGCGGCGCTATGTCGAGACCTTCAGTGCGTACGCCCGTCAATTTCTCGACCGGATGGACCGGCCGCAAGTCGATCGCGTGGACGGCGTGCCGCCCGCAATCGCAATCGATCAGACCAACCCCGTGCGCAGCTCGCGCTCGACGGTCGGCACGATGACCGAGCTGAACGACCATCTGAAGCTGCTGTACGCGCGCGCCGCCGAGCTGTTCGACAAGGAGACCGCGCAAGCCGTGCGGCACGACACGCCGGAGACGATCTACGCCGAGCTGCTCGAGCGTAGCGCCGCGGCCGGCGATCCGCGCCTGGTCGTCACATTCCCGGTCGAGCTGCCCGAATCGGCGACCGAAGCCGAGGTCGAGCAATGGCTTTCTGCGAGCGGCTACACGCGGGTGCAGGCACAGCGCGAGGTCGCGTCGCCGACCGGCACGCGCAAGCTGCTCGACGTCGTCGCCGACCGTTTCCGTCTGCAGAAGACCGACAAGGTGCGCGCGGTCGAGGCGATTGAAGCGTCGCTCAAGCGTGGGGCGGGGCGCGTGAACGTCTATGTGCTGCCGGAGTCGAGCGACGATGATCAGCAAGCCGGCGCGAAGCCCGATACACCGCAAGTGTGGCGCTTCTCGACCGGCCTCCATTGTCCCGACAGCGATTTGCGCTACGCCGATCCGCAGCCGGGCCTGTTCTCGTTCAACTCGGCCTACGGCGCTTGCGAGGTGTGCCGCGGTTTCGGCCGCGTGATCGGCGTCGACCTTGGGCTCGTGATTCCCGACGAGCGCAAGACTTTGCGCGGCGGCGCGGTCAAGACGCTGCAGACGCCCGCGTGGAAAGAATGTCAGGACGACTTGATGCGCTACGCAGGGCGCGCCGGCATCCCCGTCAACGCGCCCTGGGCGGAACTGACCGCCGACCAGCGCGACTGGGTCATCAACGGCTCGCCCGATTGGGACGGCCACTGGCAGCGTCAGTGGTATGGCGTGAAGCGCTTTTTCAGCTACCTCGAATCGAAGGCGTACAAGATGCACATTCGCGTGCTCTTGTCGAAGTACCGCAGCTACACGCCATGCGAGACCTGCGGCGGCGCGCGCCTGAAGACCGAGTCGCTGTTGTGGCGTCTCGGCACGAAGGCGAACGCCGACGCCGTGCTCGCCTCCGAGGCGCGCTTCATGCCGCGCGGCGTCGCTTGGTCGCGCGCTCAACTGGAAGCGTTGCCAGGGCTCACGGTGCACGATCTGATGCTCCTGCCGATCGAGCGCATCCGCCGCTTCTTCGACGAGATCGCGCTGCCGAGCGCGCTGCTCGACGACGCGTTGAAGCTCCTGATCGCGGAAGTGCGCACGCGCCTCAAATATCTGTGCGACGTGGGCCTCGGCTACCTGACGCTCGATCGCCAGAGCCGCACGCTGTCGGGCGGCGAAGTCCAGCGGATCAACCTGACGACGGCGCTCGGCACCTCGCTGACGAAGACGCTCTTCGTGCTCGACGAGCCTAGCATCGGCCTGCATCCGCGCGATCTCAACCGTATCGTCGAGGCGATGCAGCGGCTGCGCGACGCGGGCAACACGCTCGTGGTGGTCGAGCACGATCCGTCGGTGATGCTCGCGGCCGATCGCTTGATCGACATGGGACCGGGCCCGGGCGAACGCGGCGGCACGATCATCTTCGACGGCACGCCTGGCGACATCCGCAAGTCCGGCACGCTGACCGGCGACTACCTGAGCGGCCGGAAGCACGTTGCCGACGCATCGCACTGGGAGCGCCGGCAGATCGACGCGGACACGCCGCGCATCGTTCTCGAAGGCGCGACGCAGCACAACCTCAAGGACGTGACAGTCGAGATTCCGTTGAAGCGCCTCGTCTGCGTGACGGGTGTGTCCGGCTCCGGCAAATCGACGCTGCTGCAAGACGTGATGTATCCGGCGCTCGCACGGCAACTGGGCAAGGCCACCGAAGCGCCCGGCGCGTATCGCCAGCTCACGGGCGCGCATCGCATCAGCGACGTCGTGTTCGTCGATCAATCGCCGATCGGCAAGACCGCGCGCTCGAATCCGGCGAGCTACGTCGGCGCGTTCGACGAGATCCGCAAGCTGTTCGCGAAGGCGCCGCTTGCGGCGCAGCGCGGCTATGGCGCGGGCACGTTCAGCTTCAACTCGGGCGACGGACGCTGCCCGACTTGCGGCGGCTCAGGCTTCGAGCACATCGAGATGCAGTTCCTCTCGGATGTCTACCTGCGCTGCCCCGATTGCGACGGCCGCCGCTATCGCGCCGAAGTGCTCGACGTGAAGATCGAGCGCGGGATGCTGCCGCGGGCGCTGTCGATCGCCGACGTGCTCGAGCTGACCGTCAGCGAGGCGGCGGCGTTCTTCGCGAAGGACGCGGACGTATTGCGCGTGTTGCAGCCGATCGTCGACGTGGGCCTCGAATACGTGAAGCTCGGCCAACCGGTGCCGACGCTCTCGGGCGGCGAAGCGCAGCGCCTGAAGCTCGCGGGCTTTCTCGCCGAGACCGCCCAGGGGCGCGGCAAGCAAGGCGCCACCGCAGGACGGCTTTTCATGTTCGACGAGCCGACCACGGGCCTTCATTTCGACGACATCGCGAAGCTGATGCGTTCGTTCGGCAAGCTGCTCGCTGGCGGCCACTCGCTGATCGTGATCGAGCACAACCTCGACGTGATCCGCGCGGCGGACTGGCTGATCGACCTCGGTCCGGAAGGGGGCGACGGCGGCGGGCGCGTGCTCGTCGCGGGGACGCCGGAAGACGTGAAGGCATGCGCCGAGTCGCACACGGGCCTGGCGCTGATTCAATACGACGCGGCGATGGGCGCGGGTGCGGAGGCAAAAGCGGCCGCGCAAATCGATACCGGCGTGCCGCTGCAAACCGCGCTTGCTGCTGCGCGCGCACGTCGTGCCGTAGAAGGCGACAACGTCGTACGCATCGTCAACGCGCGCGAGCACAACTTGAAGGCGCTCGACGTCGACATCCCGCACGGCCGCTTCAACGTGATCACCGGCGTGTCCGGCTCAGGCAAATCGACGCTCGCGTTCGACATCCTGTTCCATGAAGGCCAGCGCCGCTACCTCGAATCGCTGAACGCCTACGCGCGCTCGATCGTGCAGCCTGCGGGACGCCCCGAAGTCGACGCCGTATACGGCATCCCGCCGACCGTCGCGATCGAGCAGCGCCTCTCGCGCGGCGGCCGCAAGAGCACGGTCGCGACGACCTCGGAGGTCTGGCACTTCCTGCGCCTGCTCTACGTGAAGCTCGGCATTCAGCACTGCGTGCACGACGGCACGCCCGTCACGTCGCAAAGCGTCGAATCGATCGCCGCGCAGTTGCTGCGCGATCACAAGGGCCAGCACGTCGGCTTGCTCGCGCCGCTCGTCGTCAACCGCAAGGGCGTCTATACGGATCTCGCGAAGTGGGCGAAGGCGCGCGGCAATACGCACTTGCGCGTCGACGGCGAGTTCCTGCCGGTCGACCCATGGCCGAAGCTCGACCGCTTCCGCGAACATACGATCGAGTTGCCGGTCGCCGATCTCGTTGTCTCGGCGGACCGCGAGGGCGAACTGCGGGCAGCGCTCGATCAGACGCTCGAACTCGGCAAGGGCGTCATGCATTTGCTCTCGCCTTTGGACGGTCTGGGCGATGCGCTGACCAACGGTGACGGCACGTCGCGCGTCGGCGCGGTGAAAGTGCTTTCCGTCAAGCGCGCGTGCCCGGTGTGCGGCACGAGCTACCCTGAACTCGATCCGCGCATGTTCTCGTACAACAGCAAGCACGGCTGGTGCACGACCTGTGTCGGCACGGGCCTCGCGCTCACGCGCGAGCAGCGCGCCGTCTTCGACGACACGACGTTCGCCGAAGACGGCCGCGGCCGCGAGCAGAGCCTGCCGTCCGAGGAGCAGGAGCCGGAAGGCGTCGGCGACGAGCCGTGTCCGGACTGCCACGGCACGCGCCTGAACCCGGAGGCGCGCGCAGTAACGTTCGACGCGCAATCGATCACCGATGTGGCGCAGTGGACCGTGTCCGACACGCGCCGCTGGATCGACTCGCTCAAGATGAGCGGCCGCGACGCGCAGATCGCGCGCGATGTCGTCAGCGAAATCCAGAGCCGCCTGCAATTCCTCGAAGAAGTGGGCCTCGGCTATCTGAGCCTCGATCGCGCCGCGCCCAGCCTCTCGGGCGGCGAAGCGCAGCGGATTCGTCTTGCCGCACAGCTCGGCAGCAATCTGCAGGGCGTCTGCTACGTGCTCGATGAACCGACGATCGGCCTCCATCCGCGCGACAACCAGATCCTGCTGAACGCGCTTAAAAAGCTCGGCGACAAGGGCAACACGCTCGTCGTCGTCGAGCACGACGAGGACACGATCCGGCGCGCCGATCACATCATCGACATCGGCCCGGGCGCGGGCAAGCGCGGCGGGCAGCTGGTGGCGCAAGGCGGCGTCGGCGACCTGTCCGCGCGCAAGGATTCGCTGACCGGCCAGTTCCTCGCGGAGCCGATCGTGCATCCGCTGCAGACGCGCCGCGAGGTCGCGCAGGAAACCAAGCGCTCGACCGCGGTGCCCGAGCGCTGGTTGACCGTGCACGGCGGCAAGCTGCACAACCTGCGCAACGTTACCGCTGACATTCCGCTCGCGCGGCTCGTCGCGATCACCGGTGTCAGCGGCTCCGGCAAGTCGACGCTCGCGCGCGACGTGCTGATGACGAACCTGCTCGACGCGGTCGGCCGCTCGGTGCTGTCGTCGCCGGCGACGAAGCGCGCCCGCAAGAGCGCCCAGGCAAGCGGCGAAGGCGGGCCGTCCGCCGAGAAGCGCCGCACGAGCGTGCTCGCGCGCTCGGCGCCGCGCGCGTCGCTCAACGTGACGCATAGCTGGCAAGGGTGTGATTCGATCAGCGGCTGGGAAGCGATCGACCGCGTGCTCGAAGTCGACCAGACGCCGATCGGCAAAACGCCGCGCTCGTGTCCGGCGACCTACATCGGCGTCTGGGACACGATCCGCAAGCTGTTCGCCGACACGCTCGAAGCGCGCGCACGCGGCTACACCGCGTCGCGCTTCTCGTTCAACACCGGCGATGGACGCTGTCCCGCCTGCGAAGGCCAAGGCGTGCGCACGATCGGCATGAGCTTCCTGCCCGACGTGAAGGTGCCGTGCGACGTCTGCCACGGCCAGCGCTTCAATCCGGAGACGCTCGCGGTGACCTGGCGCGGCAAGAACATCGGCGACGTGCTGACGATGGAAGTCGACGAGGCGGTCGAGTTCTTCGCATCGATGTCGAACATCGCGCATCCGCTGCAGCTGATGAAGGACGTGGGCCTCGGCTATCTCACGCTCGGGCAGCCTTCGCCGACGCTGTCCGGCGGCGAGGCGCAGCGCATCAAGCTCGTCACCGAGCTTTCCAAGGTGCGCGACGACGTCACGCGCCGCGGCCAAAAAGCGCCGCACACGCTCTACGTGCTCGACGAGCCGACGGTCGGCCTGCACATGGCGGACGTCGCGAAGCTGATTCGCGTGCTGCATCGGCTTGTCGACGCCGGGCATAGCGTCGTCGTGATCGAGCACGATCTCGACGTGATCGCGGAAGCCGACTGGATCATCGATCTCGGCCCGGAAGGGGGTGTCGGCGGCGGCGCGATCGTCGCGGCGGCCGATCCGGAGACGCTCGTGCGGGTGCGCGCGAGCCACACGGGCGCGGCGCTCGCGCCGGTGCTGGCGCGCACGGCAAGCAGCGGTGCGAAGTCACGAACGAAGGAGGGGCTGCGGACGGCGTAA
- a CDS encoding LysR family transcriptional regulator: MDRLTSMAVFVKAAETGSFASAGEALGMSSQLVGKHVRFLEERFGMRLISRTTRRQSLTEAGRAFYERSKAVLAEVEAAEALADSLQAVPRGKLRVNAPVSWGAYSLTPMLARYVRKYPEVSVDLTLTDRVVDLIDEGYEAVIRVVPIADSGLIARPLAPYRLVVCASPAYLAERGTPAVPEDLAEHECVGFAYWARPPDVDWEFKSAQGTHRVRLKSRFSINNGQALRAAAVEGAGIVLQPRDMLQEDLAAGRLVELLPGFEAPSLPMHLLYARDRRPTPKLRSFIDFVVETFGA, translated from the coding sequence ATGGATCGACTCACGAGCATGGCGGTCTTCGTGAAAGCCGCCGAGACCGGTTCGTTCGCGAGTGCCGGCGAAGCGCTCGGCATGTCGTCGCAACTCGTCGGCAAGCACGTCCGCTTTTTGGAAGAGCGCTTCGGCATGCGGCTCATCAGCCGCACGACGCGGCGTCAGAGCCTGACCGAAGCGGGGCGTGCGTTCTACGAGCGCAGCAAGGCCGTGCTCGCGGAAGTCGAGGCCGCCGAGGCGCTCGCGGACAGCCTGCAGGCCGTCCCGCGCGGCAAGCTCAGGGTCAATGCGCCGGTTAGCTGGGGTGCCTACAGCCTGACGCCGATGCTCGCGCGCTATGTGCGCAAGTACCCGGAAGTGAGCGTCGACCTGACGCTGACCGATCGCGTCGTCGACTTGATCGACGAAGGCTACGAGGCGGTCATCCGGGTTGTGCCGATCGCCGATTCGGGCCTCATCGCGCGGCCGCTGGCGCCTTACCGGCTCGTCGTCTGCGCCTCGCCCGCCTACCTCGCGGAGCGCGGTACGCCGGCGGTGCCGGAAGATCTGGCCGAGCATGAATGCGTCGGCTTTGCCTATTGGGCGCGGCCGCCGGATGTCGACTGGGAATTCAAGAGTGCGCAAGGCACGCACCGGGTGCGGCTGAAGAGCCGCTTTTCGATCAACAACGGGCAGGCGCTGCGCGCGGCGGCGGTCGAAGGCGCGGGCATCGTCCTGCAGCCGCGCGACATGCTGCAAGAAGATCTGGCCGCGGGGCGGCTTGTCGAGCTGCTGCCGGGTTTCGAGGCGCCGTCGCTGCCGATGCACTTGCTCTACGCCCGGGACCGCCGGCCGACGCCGAAGCTGCGCAGCTTCATCGACTTCGTCGTCGAGACTTTCGGCGCTTGA
- a CDS encoding uracil-DNA glycosylase family protein, with translation MQRQKPGLPALLAEIRACRACESELPLGPRPVLQAGRAARVLIVGQAPGARVHESGVPWSDKSGERLRSWMGIGEDLFYDASRIALVPMGFCYPGKGPSGDLPPRRECAELWLDRVLAELPEVELTLLVGSYAQQRFLAGERKPTLTQTVQAWRDYGEHRLPLPHPSPRNVGWFKHHPWFERDVVPVLRARVAAVLDGKGN, from the coding sequence ATGCAAAGACAGAAGCCCGGTTTGCCGGCGCTCCTCGCCGAGATTCGCGCGTGTCGTGCCTGCGAGAGCGAATTGCCGCTCGGCCCGCGCCCGGTGCTGCAGGCGGGGAGGGCGGCGCGCGTGCTGATCGTCGGCCAGGCGCCGGGTGCGCGCGTGCACGAGAGCGGCGTGCCGTGGAGCGACAAGAGCGGCGAGCGGTTGCGGTCGTGGATGGGCATCGGCGAAGACCTCTTCTACGACGCTTCGCGCATCGCGCTCGTGCCGATGGGCTTTTGCTATCCGGGCAAGGGACCGTCGGGCGATCTGCCGCCGCGCCGCGAGTGCGCGGAATTGTGGCTCGACCGTGTGCTTGCCGAGTTGCCGGAGGTCGAGCTGACGCTGCTGGTCGGCAGTTACGCCCAGCAGCGGTTCCTCGCCGGCGAGCGCAAGCCGACGCTCACGCAAACCGTGCAAGCGTGGCGCGATTACGGCGAGCATCGGCTGCCGTTGCCGCATCCGTCGCCGCGCAACGTCGGCTGGTTCAAACATCATCCTTGGTTCGAACGCGATGTCGTGCCGGTGCTGCGTGCGCGCGTCGCTGCCGTGCTGGACGGCAAAGGCAACTAA
- a CDS encoding tyrosine-type recombinase/integrase, giving the protein MTPLRRRMIVDMRVRNLAANTQRAYLQQVSAFAQHFGCSPELLGPEEVRDWQVHLIEVLRRSPSTLVVATAALRFLYNVTLKRDWSVDEIPMSRTPRKLPVILSQEEVNQFLEAIRSVKHRTVLMAAYAAGLRISEATRLKVSDIDSQRMMLRVEQGKGHADRYVMLSPRLLEILRNYWCIGRPQYWLFPGRFADQPVGADVIRQACQDARRRAGISKPITPHSLRHAFATHLLESGTDVRTIQLLLGHCSLATTSRYLKVATSTVCATTSPFDRLPHRSATPICPEPSPTND; this is encoded by the coding sequence ATGACACCCTTACGTCGACGCATGATCGTGGATATGCGCGTGCGCAACCTCGCCGCCAACACGCAGCGCGCCTACCTCCAGCAGGTGAGCGCCTTTGCCCAGCACTTCGGGTGTTCCCCTGAACTGCTGGGCCCAGAGGAGGTGCGCGACTGGCAAGTGCACCTGATTGAGGTCCTGCGGCGCTCACCCAGCACGCTGGTGGTGGCCACTGCGGCGCTGCGCTTTCTGTACAACGTCACGCTCAAACGCGACTGGTCAGTCGACGAGATCCCCATGTCGAGGACACCCCGCAAGCTGCCGGTGATCCTCAGTCAGGAGGAGGTCAACCAGTTCCTCGAAGCGATCCGCAGCGTCAAGCATCGTACCGTGCTGATGGCAGCCTACGCCGCGGGCCTGCGCATCTCGGAGGCCACCCGGCTGAAGGTCAGCGATATCGATAGCCAGCGCATGATGTTGCGCGTCGAACAGGGCAAGGGCCACGCCGACCGCTATGTGATGCTCTCGCCACGGCTGCTGGAGATCCTGCGCAATTACTGGTGCATTGGCCGGCCCCAGTACTGGCTGTTCCCGGGCCGCTTCGCGGATCAACCCGTGGGTGCCGACGTGATACGGCAAGCCTGCCAGGACGCGCGCCGCCGCGCCGGTATCAGCAAGCCCATCACGCCGCACTCCTTGCGCCATGCGTTCGCGACGCACCTGCTCGAATCCGGCACCGACGTGCGCACCATCCAGTTGCTGCTCGGTCATTGCAGCCTTGCCACCACCTCGCGCTATCTGAAGGTCGCAACCAGCACCGTCTGCGCGACGACCAGTCCGTTCGATCGCCTGCCTCACCGATCTGCCACTCCCATCTGCCCTGAGCCATCGCCCACCAACGACTGA
- a CDS encoding DUF488 domain-containing protein, translated as MKSSQIGISRAYDRPLSERGARFLVDRVWPRGVTKEELHLDAWLRDAAPSDELRRWFGHDPKRWSEFVSRYRTELDAHPDCLEPILEAAAKGPVTLLFGARDPEHNQAVVLRDYLLAKLAHH; from the coding sequence ATGAAATCGTCCCAGATCGGCATCAGCCGAGCCTATGACCGTCCGCTCAGCGAGCGCGGCGCGCGTTTTCTCGTCGATCGAGTGTGGCCGCGCGGCGTGACGAAAGAGGAATTGCATCTCGACGCCTGGCTGCGCGACGCCGCCCCAAGCGACGAGCTGCGCCGCTGGTTCGGTCACGATCCCAAACGCTGGAGCGAATTCGTGAGCCGCTATCGCACGGAACTCGACGCGCATCCGGACTGCCTGGAGCCGATCCTCGAAGCCGCGGCCAAGGGGCCGGTCACGCTGCTGTTCGGCGCGCGCGATCCCGAGCACAACCAGGCGGTCGTGCTCCGCGATTATCTGCTGGCGAAGCTCGCGCACCACTGA
- a CDS encoding glycosyltransferase family 4 protein — protein sequence MRIAQIAPLHEAVPPKLYGGTERVVSYLTEALVEMGHDVTLFASGDSQTSAKLEAVWPQALRLDPTIRDTMAPHMLLLEEVRRRADDFDVLHFHIDYYPFSLFSRQPVPQLTTLHGRLDLPELQPIFNTFNDVPVVSISDNQRVPLPQASWLSTVYHGLPENLLKPIPDVKPSYLAFLGRISPEKRLDTAIRIAEKAGMPLKVAAKLDKADRAYYEEVIKPLMSLPHVEYIGEISEAEKTEFLGNAHALLFPIDWPEPFGLVMIEAMACGTPVIAFKRGSVPEVIENGVSGFVVEDEISAVAAVKRLSSLPRATVRKAFEDRFSSKVMAQNYLNSYEDLLRQKRRTVLREVAAG from the coding sequence ATGCGGATCGCTCAAATCGCTCCTCTGCACGAAGCGGTTCCCCCGAAACTGTACGGCGGCACCGAACGGGTGGTGTCGTACCTGACCGAAGCACTGGTCGAAATGGGACACGACGTGACGCTCTTCGCGAGCGGCGATTCGCAAACGTCGGCGAAGCTCGAAGCGGTTTGGCCGCAGGCGCTGCGCCTCGACCCGACGATCCGCGACACGATGGCTCCCCACATGCTGCTGCTCGAAGAAGTGCGCCGCCGCGCGGACGATTTCGACGTGCTGCATTTCCACATCGACTACTACCCGTTCTCGCTGTTCTCGCGCCAGCCGGTGCCGCAACTGACGACGCTGCACGGCCGTCTCGACCTGCCCGAGCTGCAGCCGATCTTCAACACGTTCAACGACGTGCCGGTGGTGTCGATCTCCGACAACCAGCGCGTCCCGCTGCCGCAAGCGAGCTGGCTGTCGACCGTCTACCACGGTCTGCCGGAGAACTTGCTCAAGCCGATTCCGGACGTGAAGCCGAGCTATCTCGCGTTCCTCGGCCGCATCTCGCCGGAAAAGCGCCTCGACACGGCGATCCGTATCGCCGAGAAGGCAGGCATGCCGCTCAAGGTCGCCGCGAAGCTCGACAAGGCCGACCGTGCCTACTACGAAGAAGTGATCAAGCCGCTGATGTCGCTGCCGCACGTCGAGTACATCGGTGAAATCAGCGAAGCCGAGAAGACCGAATTCCTCGGCAACGCACACGCGCTCCTGTTCCCGATCGACTGGCCGGAGCCGTTCGGTCTGGTGATGATCGAAGCGATGGCTTGCGGCACGCCGGTGATCGCGTTCAAGCGCGGCTCGGTGCCGGAAGTGATCGAAAACGGTGTGTCGGGTTTCGTCGTCGAAGACGAAATCAGCGCCGTGGCCGCCGTCAAGCGTCTGTCCTCGCTGCCGCGCGCAACCGTGCGCAAGGCGTTCGAAGACCGCTTCTCGTCGAAGGTGATGGCGCAGAACTACCTCAACTCGTACGAGGATCTGCTCCGCCAGAAGCGCCGCACCGTGCTGCGCGAAGTCGCGGCCGGCTAA